In Sorghum bicolor cultivar BTx623 chromosome 8, Sorghum_bicolor_NCBIv3, whole genome shotgun sequence, one genomic interval encodes:
- the LOC110437655 gene encoding uncharacterized protein LOC110437655 produces MTSSGEPSMDGRRPSLLHLRLLLPFLGPAPPPVDHGPTPPCRLSGSLAVRPCAGQVPQWLLPECRPSRAIVLGRQGPSTPPHDRVPLPDGQVGPSLSPSSFPCASCCRAEAMEATSRCTWSKEEDARIYRSATDKNCPWTWKIRR; encoded by the exons ATGACAAG TTCCGGTGAGCCCTCCATGGATGGCCGGCGTCCTTCGCTCCTTCATCTCCGGCTGCTGTTGCCTTTCCTCGGACCAGCACCGCCGCCCGTGGACCATGGCCCCACTCCACCGTGCCGCCTCTCCGGTTCCCTGGCCGTGCGCCCCTGCGCAGGGCAGGTGCCGCAATGGCTGCTGCCTGAGTGCAGGCCGAGCAGGGCCATTGTCCTTGGTCGCCAAGGGCCCAGCACCCCTCCACATGACCGCGTGCCGCTGCCGGATGGCCAGGTTGGACCCTCCCTGAGCCCCTCCTCTTTCCCCTGTGCGAGTTGCTGCAGAGCAGAGGCCATGGAGGCCACGTCCAGATGCACATGGAGCAAGGAAGAAGATGCACGTATTTACAGAAGTGCCACCG ACAAGAACTGTCCGTGGACGTGGAAGATTAGAAGATGA